ACGACACCCGGGTGGTCACGCTGGAGCCGGTCGGCGGCGACTGGGCCGCGCGGCTGGCCACCCTGGACTGACGGTTGTCGTACCCGCTGCCTACAGTGCCGGGGACCGATCCGACCGGTGAAAGGTTGCCGATGCCCGACGACGTTGCCCCCCTCGACCTGCTGGCGCTCCTTCCCGAGGCGTGGCGGACGGCGCTCACCCCGCACCTCGACCCGGCCGGCACCGCGGCGCTCGCCGAGTTCGTCGCCGAGGAGTATGCGACCGGGACGGTCTTCCCGCCGGTCGAGGACCTGTTCTCCGCCTACCGGGTGTGCGGGCCGGCGGAGACCCGGGTGCTGATCCTCGGGCAGGATCCCTACCACAAGGCGGGGCAGGCGCACGGGCTGAGCTTCAGCGTGCGGGCGGGGGTGTCGGTGCCGCCGTCGCTGCGCAACGTCTTCAAGGAGCTCGGCGAGGACCTGGGCGTGCCGAAGCCGTCCAGCGGCAACCTGGACGGCTGGGCGGCGCAGGGTGTGCTGCTGCTCAACTCGGTGCTCACCGTCCGGCAGGCCACCCCGGGCTCGCACGCGAACAAGGGCTGGGAGGAGTTCGCCGACGCCACCATCCGCGCCCTGGACGCCCTCGACCGGCGGGTGGTCTTCCTGCTCTGGGGTGGCTACGCCCGCAAGAAGGCGGCCCTGGTCACGAACCCGCAGCACGTGGTGCTGGAGGCGGGCCACCCGAGCCCGATGAACCCGCGCGGCTTCCTGGGCAGCCGTCCGTTCAGCGCGGCCAACAAGGCCCTCGCCGACGCCGGCCTGCCCACCATCGACTGGGAGCGCTCAGCCGGCTGACCCGGTCTTCCGGGACGTGGCGGCGAGGCGTTGCCGATGCCGGCGCAGCAGGTCGGCGGCGCGTGGGTCGGCCAGCTCCACCCGGACCAGCGGCTCCACCGGATAGCTCCGGCCGGCGTGCCGCACCTCGACCGGCTCCGGCAGTTCGTCGCACATCCGGGCCCGTAGTTCGCCGTACCGGGTCTGCCAGCGGTGCTCGCCCGGCTCCTCCGGTTCCAGTCGCAGCCCACCCCACTCCTCCCAGCGGGCGTTCCAGCGCTGCCCGTACGCGTTCTCGAGGAATGCGGTGAGCCGGGGCGAGTCCGGCCACCGCACCGCGACCTCGACCGCGTCCACCGGCAGCGGCGCGCCCTGGAGCAGCGCCGCCGTGCTCCCCGTCAGCACGTACGGCAGCTCGCCCAGCGCGTCGAGCATCTTGGCCAACCCGAGTTCCCGGATCCGCTCGGTCACCGGCCGCCCGGCCAGCCCGTCCAGCGCCGCGTCCAGGTGGCTGTCCAGCGGCTCCAGCTCGATGCGCAGCTGTCGTCCCAGCGCGGCGAACAGCCGCTCCACCATCGGCAGGCTCGGCAGCCGGTCGCCCCGCTCGATGCGTGCTACGGCGCCCTGGCTCAGCCCGGCCAGGTTGGCCAGGGCCTGCTGGGTCAGCTCTCGGCGATCCCGCTCGTGTCGAACGGCGGCGGCGATCTGGTGGGCCAGGCGACTCTCGGACATCTCCGGAGGATGACAAAGACTCGTGAGCGATATGCCTCCGAGTCATATTTATGGGTCTTGTGTCGGATGTGTGGGTCAGCGGCCGGGGAGTTGGGGCCGGTGGCCGCCGAGGCTGAGCATGGCCAGGGCGATGAGGGCGTCGGGGGAGTGGAAGCCGAAGGCCATGCGGGTGAGTAGGCGGATCTTGGCGTTGACGGACTCGATCCGGCCGTTGGACATGCCGTGTTCGATGGCGGCGATGATCGCGTCGCGGTGGCGGGTGACGCGTCGTTGCAGGTCGATGAAGATGTCGATGCGGCTGCGGCGGGCCCAGCCGATCCACCTGTCGAGGGCTTCGACCGCGGCGGTCGGGCTGGTCTTGGCCAGGCTGAAAATGCAGCGCAGGCCTTCCTTGAGCGCCCATGCCCGGTGCAGGCGGGGGTGGGTCTTGGCGATCCAGTCGAGCTTGGCCCGTTGACCCTCGGTCAGGTTCTCCGGGTTCTTCCACAACGCCCAGCGGGTGTTCTTCAACATCCGGGCCTCACCGATAGCGACGCCACGACGGCCGGCCCCACGGCCGGTGGCCTCGTTCCACACCTGCCGGCGAACTCGGTCGACGGCGTCGGTGGCCCAAGCGACGACGTGGAACGGGTCGGCGCAGCGGACGGCGTTCGGGCAGCGACGACGGATGACCGTGGTGATCCAATCGGCGCCGTCGGCGGACACGTGGGTGATCGCGGCCGTGCGCTGCGGGCCGAGCAGGTCGAAGAACGCGTTCAGCGTCGCCGCGCTCTTGCCCGGCGCAGCCCACACCAGCCGACCGGTGTCGTGATCCACCACGACGCTCAGATACCGGTGGCCCTTCTTGTAGCTGACCTCGTCAATACCGATACGACGCAACCCGTCATACCGGTCCTGCAGACCACCGGTGTCTGCCCACACCCGCGCCACGATCGACCCCACGGTGCGCCAACTGATCCGCATCAACCGCGACACCGCCGACTTCGTGGTGTGCACCGCCAACCACGCCACCGTCGCGTCGAACGCCCGAGTATGCCCCGCCCCATGACGAGCCCACGGGACCGCCGCGACCACCACCCCATGCACCGGACACGACACCCGAGGCGCGTCCGCCTCGATCACCGCCCGCACCACGCCCAGATCCAACGCCCGCCACCGACGACGAACACCAGCGTCATACCGCGCACACCGCCGCCCGCAATGCGGACACCGCTGCCGAGCAGCCTTACGCACCCGCACCCGAGCCACCAACACCGACTCGGCCGGGTCGAACTCGACGTCCTCCACCACCGCCTGCTCGACCCCAAGCAGCCCAGCCCATACCCTGGCAGAACGCACGCCGTTCTCCCACCCATCCAGTTCTGACCTTCGACAAGCCAGAACCTAGGCAGGACAACGGCGTGCGCCATCAACGACGCACCGCACCACCCACAGATGCGCCACAAGACCCATATTTATGCCTCAGAGGCATATCGCTCACTGGTGGTGTGCCTCCCAGCGGGCGTCACGGCGAGTAACAGACGCGGCCAGGCTTGGCTCTGCCCGAATTGTGCGCGGGGGGCGAACCGAGGGGCCGACGGCCAGGCCGCGCGGTGAAGATGCGGCGACGGCCGGACAAGGCCGGAACGGCGGTTCGCCGACCTGATCTGCGGCCGCCGACTCCGTCGCCCGGCCGACCATGCCCCACGCCTGCCACCCGGACGCGCCCGCTGGCAGTCGTCGAGGACAGGTCGTGACCGGCCGTGAGCGGAGGGCGGCTAGGCTGGCTTACCGTGCTCGTACTCGTGGTGGACTCCTCGACGCCCGCGGTGACCGCGGCCCTGGTCGAGGTCTCGGCGGCCGGCGTGGTGGCGCGCGCGCAGCGGTGCACGGTCGACGCCCGGGCGCACGGTGAGCTG
This sequence is a window from Micromonospora sp. NBRC 110009. Protein-coding genes within it:
- the ung gene encoding uracil-DNA glycosylase; this translates as MPDDVAPLDLLALLPEAWRTALTPHLDPAGTAALAEFVAEEYATGTVFPPVEDLFSAYRVCGPAETRVLILGQDPYHKAGQAHGLSFSVRAGVSVPPSLRNVFKELGEDLGVPKPSSGNLDGWAAQGVLLLNSVLTVRQATPGSHANKGWEEFADATIRALDALDRRVVFLLWGGYARKKAALVTNPQHVVLEAGHPSPMNPRGFLGSRPFSAANKALADAGLPTIDWERSAG
- a CDS encoding helix-turn-helix domain-containing protein: MSESRLAHQIAAAVRHERDRRELTQQALANLAGLSQGAVARIERGDRLPSLPMVERLFAALGRQLRIELEPLDSHLDAALDGLAGRPVTERIRELGLAKMLDALGELPYVLTGSTAALLQGAPLPVDAVEVAVRWPDSPRLTAFLENAYGQRWNARWEEWGGLRLEPEEPGEHRWQTRYGELRARMCDELPEPVEVRHAGRSYPVEPLVRVELADPRAADLLRRHRQRLAATSRKTGSAG
- a CDS encoding ISL3 family transposase; amino-acid sequence: MRSARVWAGLLGVEQAVVEDVEFDPAESVLVARVRVRKAARQRCPHCGRRCARYDAGVRRRWRALDLGVVRAVIEADAPRVSCPVHGVVVAAVPWARHGAGHTRAFDATVAWLAVHTTKSAVSRLMRISWRTVGSIVARVWADTGGLQDRYDGLRRIGIDEVSYKKGHRYLSVVVDHDTGRLVWAAPGKSAATLNAFFDLLGPQRTAAITHVSADGADWITTVIRRRCPNAVRCADPFHVVAWATDAVDRVRRQVWNEATGRGAGRRGVAIGEARMLKNTRWALWKNPENLTEGQRAKLDWIAKTHPRLHRAWALKEGLRCIFSLAKTSPTAAVEALDRWIGWARRSRIDIFIDLQRRVTRHRDAIIAAIEHGMSNGRIESVNAKIRLLTRMAFGFHSPDALIALAMLSLGGHRPQLPGR